The following coding sequences are from one Musa acuminata AAA Group cultivar baxijiao chromosome BXJ2-4, Cavendish_Baxijiao_AAA, whole genome shotgun sequence window:
- the LOC103981740 gene encoding protein S40-3-like, with the protein MEEFQEPDILWPENICDKEANSVSRSAREGRGTQRKLSDPIKIPSRSAYAISDSCNVEDDNRSSDGNVIPPHVIVARRMTEKMAFSVCIGNGRTLKGRDLSRVRNSILQTTGILET; encoded by the coding sequence ATGGAGGAGTTCCAGGAGCCTGACATCTTGTGGCCGGAGAACATATGCGACAAGGAAGCCAATTCGGTGTCTCGGAGTGCGAGGGAGGGACGCGGAACTCAGAGGAAGCTATCCGATCCCATAAAGATCCCTTCGCGATCTGCATACGCCATCAGTGACAGCTGCAACGTTGAAGACGATAACAGGAGCAGTGATGGCAACGTGATTCCGCCGCATGTTATTGTAGCTCGTCGGATGACTGAGAAGATGGCGTTCTCAGTGTGCATTGGTAATGGCAGGACACTCAAAGGAAGGGATCTAAGTCGAGTCAGGAACTCCATCTTGCAGACGACAGGAATCCTAGAGACATGA